The Engystomops pustulosus chromosome 1, aEngPut4.maternal, whole genome shotgun sequence genome has a window encoding:
- the HPD gene encoding 4-hydroxyphenylpyruvate dioxygenase, with protein sequence MTSYTDKGEKHEQGRFLSFHSITLWVSNAKQAASFYCNKMGFEPLAYKGLETGSRELVTHVVKQDKIIFLFVSPLTPGNKEFGAHIQKHGDGVKDVAFEVQDCDFLVKKARERGAVIVKEPWIEEDKFGRVKFAVVQTYGDTTHTLVEKLDYNGIFLPGFQPPLFKDPLLPKLPSCKLSFIDHVVGNQPDDEMVPVVDWYQKSLLFHRFWSVDDKQLHTEFSALRSIVVANYEETIKMPINEPAAGKRKSQIQEYVEYYGGPGVQHIALNTSDIISAITNLKERGMEFMSVPSTYYETLRENLQTAKIQVKENLDLLEELKILVDFDEKGYLLQIFTKPVQDRPTLFLEVIQRHNHQGFGAGNFKSLFEAIEMDQAARGNLTVLTSNGEIESL encoded by the exons ATG ACATCGTATACTGACAAAGGTGAAAAG CATGAACAAGGAAGATTTCTCAGTTTCCACTCTATTACTTTGTGGGTCAGCAATGCAAAACAG GCTGCTTCTTTTTATTGCAATAAAATGGGATTTGAACCATTGGCATATAAGGGCCTGGAGACTGGTAGCAGGGAGCTAGTAACTCATGTCGTGAAGCAAGACAAG ATAATTTTCCTCTTCGTGTCACCGCTTACTCCGGGAAATAAAG AATTTGGAGCTCATATACAAAAGCATGGTGATGGTGTGAAAGATGTAGCATTTGAAGTTCAAGACTGTGACTTTCTTGTTAAG AAAGCCAGAGAACGGGGGGCAGTAATAGTAAAAGAGCCCTGGATTGAAGAAGATAAATTTGGAAGAGTGAAATTTGCAGTTGTTCAAAcg TATGGAGATACAACACACACATTGGTGGAGAAGCTGGATTACAATGGCATCTTCTTACCAGGATTTCAACCACCATTGTTTAAGGATCCGTTGCTGCCAAAGCT GCCAAGCTGCAAACTTAGTTTCATTGACCACGTGGTAGGAAATCAACCTGATGATGAAATGGTCCCAGTTGTTGACTG GTACCAGAAATCTCTTTTGTTTCACCGCTTTTGGTCCGTAGATGACAAGCAACTTCATACAGAATTCAGTGCACTCCGCTCTATTGTTGTCGCCAACTATGAGGAAACCATTAAGATGCCTATTAATGAGCCTGCTGCTGGAAAGAGGAAGTCCCAGATCCAG GAATATGTTGAATATTATGGTGGCCCAGGAGTACAACACATTGCCCTAAACACCTCAGATATCATAAGTGCA ATCACCAACTTAAAAGAAAGGGGCATGGAATTTATGTCTGTTCCATCAACTTATTATGAGACACTAAGGGAAAATTTGCAAACGGCAAAAATACAAGTGAAAGAAAATCTTGACTTGCTAGAG GAACTGAAGATATTGGTGGATTTTGATGAAAAAGGCTATTTACTGCAGATTTTTACTAAACCAGTCCAAGACAGGCCAACCTTGTTTCTAGAAGTCATTCAACGTCATAATCATCAG GGATTTGGCGCTGGGAATTTCAAGTCTTTGTTCGAGGCTATTGAAATGGATCAGGCAGCACGAGGAAACCTTACTGTTCTAACATCTAATGGAGAAATAGAAAGCTTATAG
- the PSMD9 gene encoding 26S proteasome non-ATPase regulatory subunit 9 isoform X1: protein MSEPGSTSAVSMRDVQQLIARKDEIEAQIKAYYDVLEDQKNIGMEETLVDREGYPRADIDIYQVRTARHNIICLQNDHKSIMKEIEEALHNLHARDKDKRQRDEAEAKVEALQCNQTLPDAFAKVDAVTPGSPASMCGLQVGDEIIAFGSVNTNNFQTLQNIATVVQHSEGKPLSVTVVRDGKSVHLGLTPQRWNGKGLLGCNIIPIKR from the exons ATGTCTGAACCTGGGAGCACATCAGCCGTTTCCATGCGGGATGTTCAGCAGCTGATCGCCAGGAAGGACGAGATCGAGGCGCAGATAAAGGCTTATTATGATGTCCTGGAGGAT CAGAAGAATATTGGAATGGAAGAAACCCTGGTTGACCGAGAAGGATACCCAAGAGCAGACATCGATATTTACCAAGTGCGAACTGCACGGCATAACATCATCT gtTTGCAAAATGATCACAAATCCATCATGAAGGAAATTGAGGAGGCCTTACACAACCTACATGCCCGAGACAAAGATAAGCGCCAGCGGGATGAAGCAGAGGCCAAGGTTGAAGCACTACAATGCAACCAAACTTTACCTGATGCCTTTGCCAAAGTTGATGCAGTCACCCCGGGATCTCCAGCTAGCATGTGT GGATTGCAGGTTGGAGATGAAATAATTGCATTTGGTTCAGTGAATACAAATAACTTTCAGACTCTACAAAATATTGCCACCGTTGTCCAGCACAGTGAGGGG AAACCATTAAGCGTGACTGTTGTGCGAGATGGAAAGTCAGTTCATTTGGGACTTACACCTCAACGATGGAATGGAAAAGGGCTTTTAGG atGTAACATCATTCCAATAAAAAGATGA
- the PSMD9 gene encoding 26S proteasome non-ATPase regulatory subunit 9 isoform X2, which produces MYIYLQKNIGMEETLVDREGYPRADIDIYQVRTARHNIICLQNDHKSIMKEIEEALHNLHARDKDKRQRDEAEAKVEALQCNQTLPDAFAKVDAVTPGSPASMCGLQVGDEIIAFGSVNTNNFQTLQNIATVVQHSEGKPLSVTVVRDGKSVHLGLTPQRWNGKGLLGCNIIPIKR; this is translated from the exons atgtatatatatctg CAGAAGAATATTGGAATGGAAGAAACCCTGGTTGACCGAGAAGGATACCCAAGAGCAGACATCGATATTTACCAAGTGCGAACTGCACGGCATAACATCATCT gtTTGCAAAATGATCACAAATCCATCATGAAGGAAATTGAGGAGGCCTTACACAACCTACATGCCCGAGACAAAGATAAGCGCCAGCGGGATGAAGCAGAGGCCAAGGTTGAAGCACTACAATGCAACCAAACTTTACCTGATGCCTTTGCCAAAGTTGATGCAGTCACCCCGGGATCTCCAGCTAGCATGTGT GGATTGCAGGTTGGAGATGAAATAATTGCATTTGGTTCAGTGAATACAAATAACTTTCAGACTCTACAAAATATTGCCACCGTTGTCCAGCACAGTGAGGGG AAACCATTAAGCGTGACTGTTGTGCGAGATGGAAAGTCAGTTCATTTGGGACTTACACCTCAACGATGGAATGGAAAAGGGCTTTTAGG atGTAACATCATTCCAATAAAAAGATGA